TCATGCTGCACGACCCAGCGGTCGTCGCTCTTGACCAGCCCAAGAGTCAGTCGTAGCCGCCGGTCCGGATTGTCCGCGGCGTCGCTCGGCGCACCGCAGCGAAGGAGCGCGTACGCGAACGCGACATCGCCGCCCGCGACGACGTCGAGCGACTCGATCTCGAACGATGCGCCGGCGGCCTGCCATTCGAAGAATCCCGGCCAGGTCTCGCGGTACGCATCGATACCGCGCAGCCCTTCATACGGCGGGGGCACGTCGTACATCACGATGTCTCCGGCGTGATCGGCGAGCACGGTGTCCAGAGCACCCGTGTGCACCGCTGCGGCCCAGCTCTCGATCAGTCGTCTGATCTGTTGCTCGTCGTCCATCTCGCTGCTCCTTCAGACCGTGACTGGTAGACGGCGCCATCGCGTCTACCAGTCACGACTGATGCGACGCCCGAAATTCATCGGCGCATGGACGGCATTCGAGCCGGAAAGTCGCCGGTCGCCTACTGGCCGAACCGACGCTCCCGCGCGGCGTACGAGCGAATGGCGCGCAGGAAGTCGACCTTCCGGAACGCGGGCCACAGCGCCTCGCAGAAGTAGTACTCGCTGTAGACGCTCTGCCAGAGCAAGAAGCCCGACAACCGCTGCTCACCGGACGTACGAATGACCAGGTCGGGGTCGGGTTGGCCCTTGGTGTAGAGGTGCTCGGCGATGTGCTCGACATCGAGTGCGTCGGCAAGCTCCTCGAGGGTGAGGCCTTTGTCGGCCTGGTCGACGAGCAGCGAGCGCATGGCGTCGGCGAGCTCCTGGCGTCCGCCGTACCCGACACCGATGTTGACCGCCATCGCCTCGATGTCGTCGGTGCGCCGGACCGCGTCGCGCAGACGCCTGGCCGGCTCGTCCGGCAGGAGGTCGAGCGATCCGATCAGCCGCATCCGCCAGCGACCGGAGTCGGCGAGCCTCTCGACGAGCCCCTCGATGACCTCGAGCAGCGGCTCGACCTCCGACTCGGCACGCTCGAGGTTGTCCGTCGAGAGCAGCCACAGGGTCACGACCTGGACACCCAGCTCATCGCACCAGCCGAGGAACTCGGGAATCTTGTCGGCACCGGCCTGATAACCGTCGGCGACCCCGGCGCCCGCTCCGCGCGCCCACCGGCGGTTGCCGTCGACGATGGCGCCGACGTGCTTCGGCACCTGCTCAGGGTTCAGGTCCTTGAGCAACCGCCGCTCGTACACGCCATAGACGAGGTCACTGATCGACACGGACGGGCCTTTCGGTTCGGACCGCTCCAGGTTAGTGCGGTGGTGCCCGCAGGAGTGAGCCGGTTCACGCCTGCGTGCACAGAGGGCGCAGGTACACTGGGCGACGCATGGACAGCAAACTACGCGTCGAGGCGACGGCGCACGAGACCGGTGACCGCCTCCGCGAGGTCGCCCGCGAGATCAAACCCAAGCTACGTGGCTGGCTACACGCCGCCACGTGGCCGCTGGCGCTTGCCGCGTTCATCGTGCTGATCGCTCTCGCTCCGGGTGCGCGCATCAAGATCGCCGCGGCGGTGTTCATGGTCTCCGCGCTGCTGCTGTTCGGCGTGAGCGCGGTCTACCACACCGGGTCGTGGCGACCGACCGTCCACCAGACCCTCAAGCGCTTCGACCACGCCAACATCTTCTTGCTGATCGCCGGTTCGTACACACCGTTCTCGATCCTGCTGCTCGACGGCAAGGACGCAACGATCCTGTTGACGTTGGTCTGGGGTGGGGCGATCGCCGGGGTGTTCTTCCGGGTGCTGTGGCTGAACGCCCCACGATGGCTGTACGTACCGATCTATCTCGGGCTCGGCTGGGCGGCGGTTTTCTGGGCCGCCGACTTCGCCGCGGCCGCGTCGACATCGGTCACGGTGCTCGTGGCCGTCGGCGGCTTGCTGTACACACTCGGGGCGGTCGTTTACGGGCTGAAGTGGCCGGATCCGTTCCCACGATGGTTCGGTTTCCACGAGGTCTTCCACGTGTTCACGATCGCCGCGTTCGTCACGCACTACACCGGAATCTCGATCGCGGCGTACTCCCTGCGCTGACTCGGCGATGGGAGCTGGGTCTGCGCCGGCTTGCGGTCAGGCGAAGGAGATCGCCAGTGTCGCCGCGCTGATAGCCAACATGCCCGTTGCGTTGAGGAACAACGTACGACCGAAGTCGCGCATCCGGATGTGCATCCCGATGGCGACGACGAAATACAGCACGACGCACGTCGCCGTGAGTATGCCGAGCACGGGAACCCAGATGCCGAGCAGGAGTCCGGCGGCCGCGGCGAACTTGATCACCGGCATGAGCCACCAGTACCTACGCGGGAACCCAACAT
The sequence above is drawn from the Nocardioidaceae bacterium SCSIO 66511 genome and encodes:
- a CDS encoding isoprenyl transferase, which produces MSISDLVYGVYERRLLKDLNPEQVPKHVGAIVDGNRRWARGAGAGVADGYQAGADKIPEFLGWCDELGVQVVTLWLLSTDNLERAESEVEPLLEVIEGLVERLADSGRWRMRLIGSLDLLPDEPARRLRDAVRRTDDIEAMAVNIGVGYGGRQELADAMRSLLVDQADKGLTLEELADALDVEHIAEHLYTKGQPDPDLVIRTSGEQRLSGFLLWQSVYSEYYFCEALWPAFRKVDFLRAIRSYAARERRFGQ
- a CDS encoding hemolysin III family protein translates to MDSKLRVEATAHETGDRLREVAREIKPKLRGWLHAATWPLALAAFIVLIALAPGARIKIAAAVFMVSALLLFGVSAVYHTGSWRPTVHQTLKRFDHANIFLLIAGSYTPFSILLLDGKDATILLTLVWGGAIAGVFFRVLWLNAPRWLYVPIYLGLGWAAVFWAADFAAAASTSVTVLVAVGGLLYTLGAVVYGLKWPDPFPRWFGFHEVFHVFTIAAFVTHYTGISIAAYSLR
- a CDS encoding DoxX family protein — encoded protein: MSLTALPDPAWPVLILAVISAVDGAMCVKPVAFIAQCFADVGFPRRYWWLMPVIKFAAAAGLLLGIWVPVLGILTATCVVLYFVVAIGMHIRMRDFGRTLFLNATGMLAISAATLAISFA